In Pecten maximus chromosome 10, xPecMax1.1, whole genome shotgun sequence, one genomic interval encodes:
- the LOC117335534 gene encoding Golgi resident protein GCP60-like has protein sequence MTMEIDTKILEEEDLLDPEEREEEQKWAEEFRKRQEEMTRQRRKYEERRKIAEKKINELSYRWKSLEQRRGKRVHQYLERMATMVAESRTPRGMERREHTVT, from the exons ATGACAATGGAGATAGATACGAAAATACTGGAGGAAGAGGATTTGTTAGACCCAGAGGAGAGAGAGGAGGAACAAAAATGGGCAGAAGAGTTCCGGAAACGCCAGGAAGAAATGACTCGACAACGGCGGAAGTATGAGGAGAGGAG GAAAATTGCCGAAAAGAAGATTAACGAGCTCAGCTACCGTTGGAAAAGTTTGGAGCAACGACGAGGAAAACGAGTCCACCAATACTTAGAACGAATGGCAACAATGGTAGCTGAAAGTAGAACTCCGAGGGGTATGGAAAGGCGAGAACATACTGTCACGTGA